Proteins encoded together in one Hymenobacter monticola window:
- the ccoS gene encoding cbb3-type cytochrome oxidase assembly protein CcoS encodes MSIIFLLIGISLCVALAFLGAFLWAVRSGQYEDDYTPSVRMLFEDEAVPDEK; translated from the coding sequence ATGTCAATCATATTCCTCCTCATCGGCATCAGCTTGTGCGTGGCACTGGCGTTTTTGGGTGCCTTTCTGTGGGCCGTGCGCTCGGGGCAGTACGAAGACGATTACACACCCTCGGTACGGATGCTGTTTGAAGACGAGGCCGTGCCTGATGAGAAGTAG
- a CDS encoding DUF2199 domain-containing protein has product MEGFTCSKCGEFHAEFPMCFGAEFPDYYFSIPVEERETRIELTESLCIVDDAHFFIRGRIEIPVIDSSEVFCWNVWTTLSEANFWRTNEVWHDPERVNEPAYFGWLQTSLPGYPDTLNLKTLVHTQPVGSIPRIEVTDEGHPLSADQLSGITWQRVIELVEIALHGTAA; this is encoded by the coding sequence ATGGAAGGATTTACGTGCTCGAAATGCGGAGAATTTCATGCGGAGTTTCCGATGTGCTTCGGAGCAGAGTTTCCGGATTACTATTTCAGCATACCGGTTGAGGAGAGAGAAACCCGAATTGAGCTGACGGAAAGTCTGTGCATTGTTGATGACGCCCATTTTTTCATTCGCGGCCGAATCGAAATACCGGTAATTGATTCCAGCGAAGTGTTTTGCTGGAACGTGTGGACGACGCTGAGCGAAGCAAACTTCTGGCGCACCAATGAAGTGTGGCACGACCCTGAACGGGTGAACGAGCCGGCCTATTTTGGCTGGCTGCAAACCAGCCTCCCGGGTTACCCCGATACGCTGAACCTGAAAACGCTGGTCCACACACAGCCAGTGGGCAGCATCCCGCGCATTGAAGTAACAGACGAAGGCCACCCGTTGAGCGCTGACCAGCTGAGCGGCATCACCTGGCAGCGTGTGATTGAACTGGTGGAAATAGCCCTGCACGGTACGGCCGCCTGA
- the ccoN gene encoding cytochrome-c oxidase, cbb3-type subunit I codes for MQAESFAPTVLPAAPPVPTSPGRAVDTFFYDNKIVRDFGIATVVWGIIGMMVGVLAAFQLARPELNMGTAVTTFGRIRPLHTNAVIFAFVGNGIFTGVYYSLQRLCKARMFSNALSKIHFWGWQLIILSAVATLPLGFTTSKEYAELEWPIDIAITLVWVVFGWNMFGTIARRRERHLYVGIWFYIATFLTVAVLHIVNSMELPVGWLKSYSLYAGVQDALVQWWYGHNAVAFFLTTPYLGLMYYFLPKAAERPVYSYRLSIIHFWSLIFIYIWAGPHHLLYTALPDWAQSLGVAFSVMLIAPSWGGMINGLLTLRGAWDKVREEPVLKFMVVAITAYGMATFEGPMLSLKNVNAIAHFTDWIVAHVHVGALGWNGFLTFAMLYWLWPRLYRTPLYSKKLATTHFWLGTLGIVFYAIPMYWAGFTQGLMWKQFNAEGMLQYPNFLETVLQLVPMYYLRGIGGVLYLSGVFLLLYNLIKTAQAGSLLANEKAQAPALLPASLVEEHQGGHWHRWIERRPFQLAVGATVAILIGGAVEMIPTFLVKSNVPTIASVKPYRPLELQGRDLYIREGCSNCHTQMVRPFRSETERYGEYSKAGEYVYDRPFLWGSKRTGPDLQRVGAKYPHSWHYNHMMDPTSMSPGSIMPPYPWLFEDKIDYNMLPAKIKALRHLGTPYPASFENEAVADAQKQAQGIVADLKKEEIEVMPDKEIVALIAYLQRLGTDIKVKPEQATASATAAAQ; via the coding sequence ATGCAGGCCGAATCATTTGCTCCGACTGTTTTACCCGCCGCGCCGCCTGTTCCCACCTCCCCCGGCCGGGCCGTCGACACCTTTTTCTACGATAACAAGATTGTCCGTGACTTCGGGATTGCCACCGTGGTGTGGGGCATCATCGGCATGATGGTGGGGGTGCTGGCCGCCTTCCAGCTGGCCCGGCCCGAGCTCAACATGGGCACGGCCGTCACCACCTTCGGCCGCATCCGCCCGCTGCACACCAACGCCGTGATTTTCGCCTTTGTCGGCAACGGCATTTTCACGGGCGTGTATTATTCGCTGCAGCGCTTGTGCAAGGCCCGCATGTTCTCCAACGCCCTCAGCAAGATTCACTTCTGGGGTTGGCAGCTGATTATTCTCTCAGCTGTAGCTACGTTGCCACTGGGCTTCACCACCAGCAAGGAATACGCGGAGTTGGAATGGCCCATCGACATCGCCATCACGCTGGTGTGGGTGGTGTTTGGCTGGAACATGTTCGGCACCATTGCCCGGCGGCGCGAGCGGCACCTGTATGTGGGCATCTGGTTCTACATCGCCACCTTCCTGACCGTGGCCGTGCTGCACATCGTCAACTCCATGGAGCTGCCGGTGGGCTGGTTGAAAAGCTACTCGCTGTATGCCGGCGTGCAGGATGCCCTGGTGCAGTGGTGGTACGGCCACAACGCGGTGGCCTTCTTCCTCACCACGCCCTACCTGGGCCTGATGTACTACTTCCTGCCCAAGGCGGCCGAGCGGCCGGTGTACTCCTACCGCCTGAGCATCATCCACTTCTGGTCGCTGATTTTCATTTACATCTGGGCCGGGCCGCACCACTTGCTCTACACCGCCCTGCCCGACTGGGCCCAAAGCCTGGGCGTAGCTTTCTCGGTGATGCTGATTGCGCCGAGCTGGGGCGGCATGATTAACGGCCTGCTCACCCTGCGCGGCGCCTGGGACAAGGTGCGCGAGGAGCCCGTGCTCAAGTTCATGGTGGTGGCCATTACGGCCTACGGCATGGCCACTTTCGAGGGCCCGATGCTCTCGCTGAAAAACGTAAACGCCATTGCGCACTTTACCGACTGGATTGTAGCGCACGTGCACGTGGGCGCCCTGGGCTGGAACGGCTTCCTCACCTTCGCCATGCTCTACTGGCTGTGGCCCCGCCTCTACCGCACTCCGCTGTATTCGAAGAAACTCGCCACCACGCACTTCTGGCTGGGTACGCTGGGCATCGTGTTCTACGCCATCCCGATGTACTGGGCCGGCTTCACGCAGGGCCTGATGTGGAAGCAGTTCAACGCCGAGGGCATGCTGCAATACCCCAACTTCCTGGAGACCGTGCTGCAGTTGGTGCCCATGTATTACCTGCGCGGCATCGGCGGGGTGCTCTACCTCAGCGGCGTGTTTCTTCTGCTATACAACCTCATCAAAACCGCCCAGGCCGGCTCGCTGCTGGCCAATGAGAAAGCCCAGGCGCCAGCCCTGCTGCCCGCCTCTTTGGTGGAAGAGCACCAGGGCGGCCACTGGCACCGCTGGATTGAGCGGCGGCCCTTCCAGCTGGCCGTGGGCGCCACGGTGGCCATTCTCATCGGCGGCGCGGTAGAAATGATTCCGACCTTCCTGGTGAAGTCGAACGTGCCCACCATTGCCTCCGTGAAGCCCTACCGGCCGCTCGAATTGCAGGGCCGCGACCTCTACATCCGCGAAGGCTGCTCGAACTGCCACACCCAGATGGTGCGCCCCTTCCGCTCCGAAACCGAGCGCTACGGCGAGTACAGCAAAGCCGGCGAGTATGTGTACGACCGGCCCTTCCTGTGGGGCAGCAAGCGCACCGGACCCGATTTGCAGCGCGTGGGCGCCAAATACCCGCACTCCTGGCACTACAACCACATGATGGACCCCACCAGCATGTCGCCCGGCTCCATCATGCCGCCCTACCCCTGGCTGTTCGAGGACAAAATCGACTACAACATGCTGCCGGCCAAGATTAAGGCCCTTCGCCACCTGGGTACCCCCTACCCCGCCAGCTTCGAAAACGAGGCCGTGGCTGATGCTCAAAAGCAAGCCCAGGGCATCGTGGCCGATTTGAAAAAGGAGGAAATCGAAGTAATGCCCGACAAGGAAATCGTGGCCCTCATTGCCTACCTCCAGCGCCTGGGCACCGACATCAAGGTGAAGCCCGAGCAGGCCACGGCCAGCGCCACAGCCGCCGCGCAGTAG
- a CDS encoding cbb3-type cytochrome c oxidase subunit 3: MDKNVLQSIAGVGIYPVISLVIFGLFFLGLLVYVLLSSRQHLHAMSQMPLLDDEPTLQSNLNHDVLC; the protein is encoded by the coding sequence ATGGATAAAAACGTCCTGCAATCCATCGCCGGGGTCGGCATCTACCCCGTGATTTCGCTGGTCATTTTCGGCCTCTTCTTCCTCGGGCTGCTGGTCTACGTGCTGCTGAGCAGCCGCCAGCACCTGCACGCCATGAGCCAGATGCCGCTCCTCGACGACGAACCAACCCTCCAATCCAACCTCAACCACGACGTGTTATGCTAA
- a CDS encoding cbb3-type cytochrome c oxidase N-terminal domain-containing protein has product MSRPHQALLGAALLLLTAGPALAQSAGPAPDPQRAMLWFVLSTLVLVSMVFLVLFVALVSWMRPYLRQLYNQPAVHDSWSGRVLGLLVGDTRLVNGEVRDDLLDHNYDGIHEFDNDLPPWWKYGFYLTVVFAIGYVTYYHVLKTGQLQGAEYAAEMQQAAIVVASIPDDPNQLTTYTALSAPAELSSGKSLFATNCAPCHGANAEGKVGPNLTDEYWLHGGEVNHVYKTIKYGVNGKGMVAWKGKLSSKQILQVTSYVLSLQGSKPANAKPPQGEKEASAKTVAKQ; this is encoded by the coding sequence ATGAGCCGCCCCCACCAAGCGCTATTAGGGGCCGCCCTCCTGTTGCTGACGGCTGGCCCCGCCCTGGCCCAATCGGCTGGCCCGGCCCCGGACCCGCAACGCGCCATGCTCTGGTTTGTGCTGAGCACCTTGGTGCTGGTTTCGATGGTTTTCTTGGTGCTCTTTGTGGCGCTAGTGAGCTGGATGCGGCCCTACCTGCGCCAGCTCTACAACCAGCCTGCGGTGCACGACAGCTGGAGCGGCCGGGTGCTGGGCCTGCTGGTAGGCGACACCCGCCTGGTGAACGGCGAGGTGCGCGACGACCTGCTCGACCACAACTACGACGGCATCCACGAGTTCGACAACGACCTGCCGCCGTGGTGGAAGTACGGCTTCTACCTCACCGTCGTCTTCGCCATCGGTTACGTGACCTACTACCACGTCCTCAAGACCGGCCAGTTGCAAGGCGCCGAATACGCCGCCGAGATGCAGCAGGCTGCCATCGTGGTAGCCAGCATCCCCGACGACCCCAACCAGCTCACCACCTACACGGCGCTGAGCGCCCCGGCCGAGCTGAGCAGCGGCAAGAGCCTCTTCGCCACCAACTGCGCCCCCTGCCACGGCGCCAACGCCGAAGGCAAAGTGGGCCCCAACCTAACCGACGAGTACTGGCTGCACGGCGGCGAGGTGAACCACGTCTACAAAACCATTAAATACGGCGTCAACGGCAAGGGCATGGTTGCCTGGAAAGGCAAGCTCTCCAGCAAGCAGATTCTACAGGTAACGTCTTACGTGCTGAGCCTGCAAGGCTCGAAACCGGCCAACGCCAAGCCGCCGCAAGGCGAGAAAGAGGCATCGGCCAAGACCGTGGCCAAGCAGTAG
- the ccoG gene encoding cytochrome c oxidase accessory protein CcoG has protein sequence MSATQFKPNDSYRDSIATIDAAGARVWLYPKQPSGRLYRYRKLLSYGFLALLFAGPWLRINDLPVLLLNLPARKFIIFGQIFWPQDFFILLLGSLTFLVFIIVFTVVYGRVFCGWVCPQTIFLEMVFRRIEYWMEGDAPQHKALDRRALDWDKLWRKTTKHVLFLAISFLIANTFLAYVIGTDELLKLVTDAPSAHLGGLASMMLFTGIFYAVFARFREQVCTIVCPYGRLQGVLVDKDSLVVAYDYQRGEPREKLRKNQLRTAGDCIACNQCVQVCPTGIDIRNGATQLECTNCTACIDACNNIMALLNKPEGLIRHATENDISNGTKFRLTRRAKALSGVLAVLLLVLTGLLVSRANVAATVLRTPGQLFQKTSHGTITNLYNISVINKTNRPYPLTLRVLEPAQGRISLVGSNGLKLPAQGIAEGVFFAELPRTALHRTNQPIRIGLFSGNKLIAETSTKFLGPAQ, from the coding sequence ATGTCCGCCACCCAATTCAAGCCCAACGACTCGTACCGCGACTCCATCGCCACGATAGACGCGGCCGGGGCACGGGTGTGGCTCTACCCCAAGCAGCCCAGCGGCCGCCTCTACCGCTACCGCAAGCTGCTCAGCTACGGGTTTCTGGCGCTGCTGTTTGCCGGGCCGTGGCTGCGCATCAACGACCTGCCGGTGCTGCTGCTCAACCTGCCAGCGCGGAAGTTCATCATCTTCGGGCAGATTTTCTGGCCCCAGGATTTCTTCATTCTGCTGCTGGGCTCGCTCACGTTCCTGGTGTTCATCATTGTGTTCACGGTGGTGTACGGGCGGGTGTTTTGCGGCTGGGTGTGCCCGCAGACCATTTTCCTGGAGATGGTTTTCCGCCGCATCGAATACTGGATGGAAGGCGACGCGCCCCAACATAAAGCCCTCGACCGCCGCGCGCTGGACTGGGACAAGCTCTGGCGCAAAACCACCAAGCACGTGCTGTTCCTGGCCATTTCCTTTCTCATCGCCAACACGTTTCTGGCCTACGTCATCGGCACCGATGAGCTGCTGAAGCTGGTGACCGACGCGCCCTCGGCCCACTTGGGCGGGCTGGCTTCGATGATGCTTTTCACCGGCATTTTCTACGCCGTGTTTGCCCGGTTTCGGGAGCAGGTGTGCACCATTGTGTGCCCCTACGGCCGCCTGCAGGGCGTGTTGGTAGACAAAGACAGCCTAGTGGTAGCCTACGACTACCAGCGCGGCGAGCCCCGCGAGAAGCTGCGCAAAAACCAGCTGCGCACCGCCGGCGACTGCATAGCCTGCAACCAATGCGTGCAGGTGTGCCCCACGGGCATCGACATCCGCAACGGCGCCACCCAGCTCGAATGCACCAACTGCACCGCCTGCATCGACGCCTGCAACAACATCATGGCCCTCCTCAACAAGCCCGAGGGCCTGATTCGGCACGCCACAGAGAATGACATTTCCAATGGCACCAAGTTCCGTCTCACCCGCCGCGCGAAGGCTCTTTCCGGGGTGCTGGCGGTGCTGCTGCTCGTGCTCACGGGCCTGCTGGTGTCGCGGGCCAACGTGGCGGCCACGGTGCTACGTACGCCGGGCCAGCTCTTCCAGAAAACCAGCCACGGCACCATCACCAACCTCTACAACATCTCGGTCATTAACAAAACCAACCGCCCCTATCCGCTCACGCTGCGCGTGCTGGAGCCCGCCCAGGGCCGCATCTCGCTGGTGGGCAGCAACGGCCTCAAGCTGCCAGCGCAAGGCATTGCCGAGGGCGTATTCTTCGCCGAATTGCCCCGCACGGCCCTGCACCGCACCAACCAGCCCATCCGCATCGGCCTGTTCAGCGGCAACAAGCTCATTGCCGAAACCAGCACCAAGTTTCTCGGGCCGGCTCAGTAA
- a CDS encoding FixH family protein yields the protein MATTAPNTRTTFWPYAIIAVFVLFAGYIGFMVQQAMRTTVDLVSPDYYKQELAYTQRMESVARTAALPAPVELTHDAAAQHLTLQLPPALTGQAVQGQIHFFRPSDQKLDFSLPLQSAAQVFSTRKMAPGYWRVRLDFSAGSQVYFIEKELTIR from the coding sequence ATGGCTACCACCGCCCCCAATACCCGCACCACCTTCTGGCCCTACGCCATTATCGCCGTGTTCGTCCTGTTCGCGGGCTACATCGGCTTCATGGTGCAGCAGGCCATGCGCACCACCGTCGACCTCGTCAGCCCCGACTACTACAAGCAGGAACTGGCCTACACGCAGCGCATGGAATCAGTGGCCCGCACGGCTGCCCTGCCCGCCCCCGTGGAGCTAACCCACGATGCCGCCGCGCAGCACCTCACGCTGCAGCTGCCGCCCGCGCTGACTGGCCAGGCCGTGCAGGGCCAGATTCACTTCTTCCGCCCCTCCGACCAAAAGCTCGATTTCAGCCTGCCGCTGCAAAGTGCCGCGCAGGTATTCAGCACCCGCAAGATGGCGCCCGGCTACTGGCGCGTGCGCCTCGATTTCTCGGCCGGCAGCCAGGTCTATTTCATCGAAAAAGAACTTACCATTCGGTGA